The Bradyrhizobium ottawaense genome window below encodes:
- a CDS encoding amino acid ABC transporter permease, with amino-acid sequence MGGHLNINHLMFLGQGALWTIGLSVIALIGGGIVGFVIALARISPLKSVRIASAVYVQLIQGTPLLVILFLGYFGLAAIGLKVSPLAAAGASLTLYVAAYLGEIWRGCIQSVPKPQWEAAEGLALSRTQRMMKVILPQAIRIATPPTVGFMVQIVKNTSLASVVGFVELMRSGQIVNNSLFEPFAIYAIIAVIYFAMCYPLSLFSQRLERRMGRGRSNLAPA; translated from the coding sequence ATGGGCGGACATCTCAACATCAATCATCTGATGTTCCTCGGCCAGGGCGCGCTGTGGACCATTGGCTTGTCGGTGATCGCGCTGATCGGCGGCGGCATCGTCGGTTTCGTGATCGCGCTCGCGCGGATATCGCCGCTGAAATCGGTGCGGATTGCCAGCGCCGTCTATGTCCAGCTCATCCAGGGCACGCCGCTACTCGTCATCCTGTTCCTCGGCTATTTCGGTCTCGCCGCGATCGGCCTCAAGGTCTCGCCGCTCGCTGCTGCCGGCGCCTCGCTGACGCTGTACGTCGCCGCCTATCTCGGCGAGATCTGGCGCGGCTGCATCCAGTCCGTGCCGAAGCCGCAATGGGAGGCCGCCGAAGGCCTGGCGCTGAGCCGGACCCAGCGCATGATGAAAGTTATCCTGCCGCAGGCCATTCGCATCGCGACGCCGCCCACCGTCGGCTTCATGGTGCAGATCGTCAAGAACACCTCGCTCGCCTCCGTCGTCGGCTTCGTCGAGCTGATGCGCTCGGGGCAGATCGTCAACAACTCGCTGTTCGAGCCCTTCGCCATCTACGCCATCATCGCCGTCATCTATTTCGCCATGTGCTATCCGCTGTCGCTGTTCAGCCAGAGGCTGGAACGGCGGATGGGGCGTGGCAGATCCAACCTCGCGCCGGCCTGA
- a CDS encoding amino acid ABC transporter ATP-binding protein, whose protein sequence is MQQNPSSDSIVSLRDVQKSFGSLRVLDGVSFAVERGEVLALIGRSGSGKSTALRCIDRFEKVDGGEIVVCGHRVDRPDVDLRALRQDVGIVFQSYNLFPHLTIEQNITLAPCAVKGLANSQAKDLARKVLAQVGLEEKLHAYPEQLSGGQQQRAAIARSLAMQPKVMLFDEVTSALDPELTAEVLKVIEQLAADGMTMVMVTHEMGFAKGIADRIVFMHRGKVHETGPASILTSPTTPELTQFVGTGNLKS, encoded by the coding sequence ATGCAACAGAACCCCTCCTCCGACTCAATCGTGTCGCTCCGCGACGTGCAAAAGAGCTTTGGCTCGCTCCGGGTCCTCGATGGCGTCAGCTTCGCAGTCGAGCGCGGCGAAGTGCTGGCGCTGATCGGCCGCTCAGGCTCCGGCAAGAGCACGGCGCTGCGCTGCATCGACCGTTTCGAGAAGGTCGACGGCGGCGAGATCGTCGTTTGCGGGCATCGGGTCGACCGTCCCGACGTCGATCTGCGCGCGCTGCGCCAGGACGTCGGTATCGTGTTCCAGAGCTATAATCTGTTTCCACACCTGACGATCGAGCAGAACATCACGCTGGCGCCCTGCGCCGTAAAGGGCCTGGCGAATTCGCAGGCCAAGGACCTCGCGCGAAAGGTGCTGGCGCAGGTCGGGCTCGAAGAGAAGCTGCACGCCTATCCCGAGCAATTGTCGGGCGGCCAGCAGCAGCGCGCCGCGATCGCGCGCTCGCTCGCCATGCAGCCGAAGGTGATGCTGTTCGACGAGGTCACCTCTGCGCTCGACCCCGAACTCACCGCCGAAGTACTGAAGGTGATCGAGCAGCTGGCGGCGGACGGCATGACCATGGTGATGGTCACGCACGAGATGGGCTTTGCCAAAGGCATCGCCGACCGGATCGTGTTCATGCATCGCGGCAAGGTTCACGAGACCGGCCCCGCCTCGATCCTGACATCGCCGACGACGCCGGAGCTCACGCAATTCGTGGGCACCGGAAATCTAAAATCATAA
- a CDS encoding transporter substrate-binding domain-containing protein, whose translation MTNKTLLGTAAALLGLVILSATPASADLLDDVMKAKKIRISTDLAIPPSGMMDSSMKPTGSDVEVAQLLAKDWGLELEFIQTTGATRIPNVLTGKADIIISTLSVTPERAKVIDFTKRYATLQSDVGCLKSMNVKDWPDLKGKTIGVSRGTTQDTTLSNMKDKELTIARYDDDATEVTAAVSGQVDCVGTSATIINQIGVKNPARIFESKIPLATFDLAIGLKKGEQRLMDKLNGWITENVKNGKLNAIYKKFHGVELPPDMRS comes from the coding sequence ATGACCAACAAGACACTGCTGGGGACCGCCGCCGCGCTGCTCGGCCTCGTCATTTTATCCGCCACGCCGGCATCGGCCGACCTGCTCGACGACGTGATGAAGGCCAAGAAGATTCGCATTTCAACCGATCTTGCGATTCCGCCCTCGGGCATGATGGATTCCAGCATGAAGCCGACCGGCTCCGACGTCGAGGTGGCTCAGTTGCTCGCCAAGGACTGGGGCCTCGAGCTCGAATTCATCCAGACCACCGGCGCGACCCGCATCCCGAACGTCTTGACCGGCAAGGCCGACATCATCATCTCGACCCTGTCGGTGACGCCCGAGCGCGCCAAGGTCATCGACTTCACCAAGCGCTATGCGACGCTGCAGTCCGACGTCGGCTGCCTCAAGTCGATGAACGTCAAGGACTGGCCCGACCTGAAAGGCAAGACCATCGGCGTCTCGCGCGGGACCACGCAGGATACCACCCTGTCCAACATGAAGGACAAGGAGCTGACGATCGCCCGCTATGACGACGACGCCACGGAAGTCACCGCGGCCGTCTCCGGTCAGGTCGATTGCGTCGGCACGTCGGCCACGATCATCAACCAGATCGGCGTCAAGAATCCCGCCCGCATCTTCGAGTCGAAGATTCCGCTCGCAACCTTCGACCTCGCCATCGGCCTGAAGAAAGGCGAGCAGCGCCTGATGGACAAGCTCAACGGCTGGATCACCGAGAACGTCAAGAACGGCAAGCTCAACGCGATCTACAAGAAATTCCACGGGGTCGAGCTGCCGCCCGACATGCGTAGCTGA
- the rpiB gene encoding ribose 5-phosphate isomerase B yields the protein MRLVIGSDHAGWPLKQTVIDHIRKLGHDIVDVGSHDDKPVDFPDIARAVAQKVTSGEAARGIMVCGTGVGASIAANKMKGIRAAVCHDVHSAHQSVEHDDVNVMCIGAQIVGAWLAVDLVSSYLSAEFSTDEDFRRRVEKLRVMDEQG from the coding sequence ATGCGTCTCGTCATCGGATCCGACCACGCCGGCTGGCCGCTCAAGCAGACCGTTATCGACCACATCCGCAAGCTCGGCCACGACATCGTCGATGTCGGCTCCCATGACGACAAGCCGGTGGACTTCCCCGACATCGCGCGGGCCGTGGCGCAGAAGGTGACGTCGGGCGAAGCCGCACGCGGCATCATGGTGTGCGGCACCGGCGTCGGCGCCTCGATCGCGGCCAACAAGATGAAGGGCATCCGCGCCGCGGTCTGTCACGACGTTCATTCCGCCCATCAGAGCGTCGAGCACGACGACGTCAACGTCATGTGCATCGGCGCGCAGATCGTCGGCGCCTGGCTCGCCGTGGATCTCGTCTCGTCCTACCTCTCCGCGGAGTTCTCGACCGACGAGGATTTCCGCCGTCGGGTCGAGAAACTGCGCGTCATGGACGAGCAAGGCTGA
- a CDS encoding ribokinase has protein sequence MILVFGSLNIDLVAKVPIIPGPGRTVLAPSYQTHFGGKGANQAVAAARIAGPGQVRMAGRVGRDGFGNSAIENLRANEVDTGLVVGADEPTGCAFITVDQAGENAITVASGANMAANAGDLPARLFGPDTVLVLQMEVPFAQALEAARRTTLAAGTVVWNLAPVPERMTREMVTKLLAVTDHLLVNEHEALDAAGAIDLATSSYEAAAADLARAGDLTCIVTAGAQGALAVTADGTRLRAPAPCITPVDTTGAGDTFVGAFAAMLGEGASLPRALEVSCEAAALKCLKAGAQTGMPMRSAIGSLA, from the coding sequence ATGATCCTGGTGTTCGGGTCGCTCAACATCGACCTCGTCGCGAAGGTCCCGATCATTCCAGGCCCCGGCCGGACGGTGCTCGCGCCGTCCTACCAGACGCATTTCGGCGGCAAGGGCGCCAACCAGGCCGTTGCCGCCGCGCGGATCGCGGGACCGGGACAAGTCCGGATGGCGGGCCGCGTCGGCCGGGACGGGTTTGGCAACAGCGCGATCGAGAACCTCCGGGCCAACGAAGTCGACACCGGCCTCGTCGTCGGGGCCGACGAGCCGACCGGCTGCGCCTTTATCACGGTCGACCAGGCCGGCGAGAATGCGATCACGGTCGCAAGCGGCGCCAACATGGCCGCGAATGCCGGGGATCTCCCGGCCAGGCTGTTTGGTCCCGACACGGTGCTGGTGCTTCAGATGGAAGTGCCCTTCGCGCAGGCGCTCGAGGCTGCGCGCAGGACGACATTGGCCGCCGGCACCGTCGTCTGGAATCTCGCGCCCGTCCCGGAGAGGATGACCCGCGAGATGGTGACAAAGCTTCTTGCCGTGACCGACCATCTCCTCGTCAACGAGCACGAGGCGCTGGACGCCGCCGGCGCCATCGACCTCGCTACGTCCAGTTACGAGGCGGCTGCCGCGGACCTCGCCAGGGCCGGCGACCTCACCTGCATCGTGACCGCCGGTGCGCAAGGCGCGCTGGCCGTGACGGCCGACGGCACCCGCCTGCGTGCGCCCGCCCCGTGCATCACGCCGGTGGACACGACCGGCGCTGGCGACACCTTTGTCGGCGCGTTTGCGGCCATGCTCGGTGAAGGCGCGTCGCTGCCGCGTGCGCTCGAGGTGAGCTGCGAAGCCGCCGCATTGAAATGTCTCAAGGCCGGCGCCCAGACCGGCATGCCGATGCGTAGCGCAATAGGTTCCCTCGCCTAG
- a CDS encoding sulfite exporter TauE/SafE family protein yields the protein MAFLFVLIVGLVAGTISGIVGTGSSIMLMPVLVYAYGPKEAVPIMAVASVMANFSRILAWWREVDWRACAAYSVTGIPAAVLGARTLLALPSHAVDLAIGIFLIAMVPVRHWLARHDLKANLWHLAIGGAVIGYLTGIVVSTGPLSVPLFLFYGLSKGAFLATEAASSLGLYFAKSVTFERFGALTGDVFMKGLIAGASLMSGAFIAKRFVLHLKPDVFRLVMDAIMVAAGLSMLWNATQSP from the coding sequence TTGGCCTTCCTCTTCGTCCTCATCGTCGGCCTCGTCGCCGGCACCATTTCAGGCATCGTGGGCACCGGCTCGTCGATCATGCTGATGCCGGTGCTGGTCTATGCCTATGGGCCGAAGGAAGCGGTGCCGATCATGGCGGTCGCGTCCGTGATGGCGAACTTTTCGCGGATCCTGGCCTGGTGGCGAGAGGTCGACTGGCGGGCCTGCGCGGCCTATTCGGTCACGGGCATTCCGGCCGCCGTGCTCGGCGCACGGACGCTGCTGGCGCTGCCTTCGCATGCGGTGGACCTCGCCATCGGCATCTTCCTGATCGCGATGGTGCCGGTGCGGCACTGGCTGGCGCGGCACGACCTCAAGGCCAATCTCTGGCATCTGGCGATCGGCGGCGCCGTGATCGGCTATCTCACCGGCATCGTGGTCTCGACCGGCCCGCTCAGCGTGCCGCTGTTCCTGTTCTACGGACTCAGCAAGGGCGCTTTCCTCGCCACCGAGGCGGCCTCCTCGCTCGGCCTCTATTTCGCGAAATCCGTGACCTTCGAGCGTTTCGGCGCGCTGACCGGCGATGTCTTCATGAAGGGTCTGATCGCGGGCGCCTCGCTGATGTCGGGCGCCTTCATCGCAAAGCGCTTCGTGCTGCACCTGAAGCCGGACGTGTTCCGCCTGGTGATGGACGCGATCATGGTCGCGGCCGGGCTCTCCATGCTATGGAACGCGACGCAATCTCCCTGA
- the radA gene encoding DNA repair protein RadA, translated as MAKNTLSFVCQNCGAAYNRWQGKCESCGEWNTLAEEDTSGSIPVSIRSKRKGRTFALESLSGKTQDAPRLSSGMTELDRVTGGGFVRGSVLLVGGDPGIGKSTLLTQATSMMARAGHRIVYISGEEAVAQVRLRAERLGLSDAPVQLAAETSVEDIVSTLSEGAVPRLIVIDSIQTMWTDTVESAPGTVTQVRASAQALIRFAKKTGAAIILVGHVTKDGQIAGPRVVEHMVDAVLSFEGEGSQQFRILRAVKNRFGPTDEIGVFEMTGLGLREVTNPSELFLSERDLGTPGTAVFAGIEGTRPVLVELQALVAPTSLGTPRRAVVGWDQSRLSMVLAVLEAHCGVKLSGHDVYLNVAGGLRIHEPAADMAAAAALVSSLVNAQLPTDAVYFGEISLSGVIRPVAQTPARLKEAVKLGFKRAVLPESARGGDAGGDAGLSLNAVNSLTTLVAEIAAKGSRRGESNAPAEKNATPARFRRGEG; from the coding sequence ATGGCCAAGAACACGCTTTCCTTCGTCTGCCAGAACTGCGGCGCGGCCTATAACCGCTGGCAGGGCAAGTGCGAATCCTGCGGCGAGTGGAATACGCTTGCCGAGGAGGACACCAGCGGCAGCATCCCCGTCTCGATCCGCTCCAAGCGTAAGGGACGGACGTTTGCGCTGGAGAGCCTGTCGGGGAAAACCCAGGATGCGCCGCGCCTGTCCTCAGGGATGACCGAGCTCGACCGCGTCACCGGCGGCGGCTTCGTGCGCGGCTCGGTGCTGCTGGTCGGCGGCGATCCCGGCATCGGCAAGTCGACATTGCTGACGCAGGCCACCAGCATGATGGCACGCGCCGGCCACCGCATCGTCTACATCTCCGGCGAAGAGGCGGTCGCGCAGGTGCGCCTGCGCGCCGAACGGCTCGGGCTGTCGGATGCGCCGGTGCAGCTCGCCGCCGAGACCTCGGTCGAGGACATCGTCTCGACGCTGTCCGAGGGCGCGGTCCCGCGGTTGATCGTGATCGATTCGATCCAGACCATGTGGACCGACACGGTGGAATCCGCGCCGGGCACGGTGACCCAGGTGCGCGCCTCGGCGCAGGCGCTGATCCGCTTTGCGAAGAAAACCGGTGCGGCCATCATCCTGGTCGGCCATGTCACCAAGGACGGCCAGATCGCCGGCCCCCGCGTGGTCGAGCACATGGTCGACGCCGTGCTGTCGTTCGAGGGCGAAGGCTCGCAGCAGTTCCGCATCCTGCGCGCCGTGAAGAACCGTTTTGGCCCGACCGACGAGATCGGCGTGTTCGAAATGACGGGCCTTGGCCTGCGCGAGGTCACCAATCCCTCCGAGCTGTTCCTGTCCGAGCGTGATCTCGGCACGCCCGGCACCGCAGTGTTCGCGGGCATCGAGGGCACGCGGCCCGTCCTGGTCGAATTGCAGGCGCTGGTGGCGCCGACCTCGCTCGGCACCCCGCGACGGGCCGTGGTGGGCTGGGATCAGAGTCGGCTCTCGATGGTGCTGGCGGTGCTGGAGGCCCATTGCGGGGTCAAGCTGTCGGGCCACGACGTCTATCTGAACGTGGCGGGAGGCCTGCGCATCCACGAGCCCGCGGCCGACATGGCCGCCGCGGCCGCGCTGGTGTCCTCCCTGGTTAACGCGCAGTTACCCACGGATGCGGTCTATTTCGGCGAGATTTCACTTTCTGGCGTGATCCGGCCGGTGGCGCAGACCCCGGCCCGGCTCAAGGAGGCGGTCAAGCTGGGCTTCAAGCGCGCCGTGCTGCCCGAATCGGCCCGAGGCGGGGATGCCGGCGGTGACGCCGGACTGTCCCTGAACGCGGTCAACAGCCTGACGACATTGGTCGCAGAGATTGCCGCCAAGGGCTCGCGCCGGGGCGAATCGAACGCGCCGGCAGAGAAAAATGCCACACCGGCAAGATTCCGCCGTGGAGAGGGTTAG
- a CDS encoding CvpA family protein, whose protein sequence is MPVTLLDLILLGVMLISGLLAMVRGFMREILSIAAWGAAAIVTLYSFSKLLPTAKSYFNNDTVASVVVVAGVFVGTLVVVSVITVRISDMILDSRIGALDRTLGFLFGLARGLLIVVVAFLFFTWLVPDKQRPDWVTGAKSRVVLQGTGDWLMALLPDDPENTILKRFKKNKPDDDQAESEQQPSGSGDGYSKPARDSLKKLIEKPAAR, encoded by the coding sequence ATGCCAGTAACACTCCTCGACCTGATCCTGCTCGGTGTGATGCTGATCTCGGGCCTGCTCGCGATGGTCCGCGGCTTCATGCGCGAAATCCTGTCGATCGCGGCCTGGGGCGCCGCGGCGATCGTGACGCTGTACTCCTTCTCAAAGCTGCTGCCGACCGCCAAGAGCTATTTCAACAACGATACCGTCGCGAGCGTGGTCGTCGTCGCCGGCGTTTTCGTCGGCACCCTGGTCGTGGTCTCCGTGATCACGGTCCGGATCTCCGACATGATCCTGGATTCCAGGATCGGCGCGCTGGACCGCACCCTCGGCTTCCTGTTTGGCCTGGCTCGCGGGCTTTTGATCGTCGTGGTCGCCTTCCTGTTCTTCACCTGGCTGGTTCCGGACAAGCAGCGCCCGGACTGGGTGACGGGGGCCAAATCCCGCGTTGTGCTCCAGGGAACCGGGGATTGGCTAATGGCCCTCTTGCCTGACGACCCCGAGAACACCATCTTGAAGAGATTCAAGAAAAACAAACCAGATGATGATCAAGCTGAATCCGAGCAGCAGCCTTCGGGCAGTGGCGACGGATACAGTAAACCTGCTCGTGACAGTTTGAAGAAACTGATCGAGAAACCTGCGGCGCGTTGA
- the purF gene encoding amidophosphoribosyltransferase — MRHPDQDAQLDLDPNAGPSPAALEVQDDLEGDTLREECGVFGIYGHPDAAAITALGLHALQHRGQEAAGIVSYDGSRFHSERRLGLVGDTFSRREVIDRLPGNMAVGHVRYSTTGATILRNVQPLFAELNAGGLAVAHNGNLTNGLTLRRELVRHGAMMQSTTDTEVILHLVARSRRSRFIERYIDALREIEGAYALVSLTNKKLVGARDPRGIRPLVLGELDGCPILTSETCALDIIGARFIRDIEPGEVIVFDENGQDIHKPFPPMAPRPCIFEYIYFARPDSIVHGRSVYEVRKAFGAQLARESHVPIDVVVPVPDSGVPAAVGYSQHSGVPFELGIIRNHYVGRTFIQPTQAIRESGVRMKHSANRAAIEGKRIILIDDSLVRGTTSKKIVRMMRDAGAKEVHFRLASPPILYPDYYGIDLPDRGGLLAATHSLEEMREIIGADSLAFLSIDGMYRAMGEPGRDPANPKFSDHCFTGAYPTHLTDQTQTEQQPRQLSLLAEAS; from the coding sequence ATGCGACACCCTGACCAGGACGCCCAACTTGATCTCGATCCAAACGCCGGCCCAAGCCCGGCCGCTCTAGAGGTTCAGGACGACCTGGAAGGAGATACGCTGCGCGAGGAATGCGGCGTCTTCGGCATCTATGGTCACCCGGACGCCGCCGCCATCACCGCGCTTGGTCTGCACGCCCTTCAGCACCGTGGCCAGGAAGCCGCCGGCATCGTCTCCTACGACGGCAGCCGCTTCCACAGTGAACGCCGCCTCGGCCTCGTCGGCGACACCTTCTCCCGCCGCGAAGTGATCGACCGCCTCCCCGGCAATATGGCCGTCGGCCATGTCCGCTACTCCACCACCGGCGCCACCATCCTGCGCAACGTGCAGCCGCTGTTCGCCGAGCTCAATGCCGGCGGTCTGGCGGTCGCCCATAACGGCAACCTCACCAACGGCCTGACGCTGCGCCGCGAGCTGGTGCGCCACGGCGCCATGATGCAGTCGACCACCGACACCGAGGTGATCCTGCATCTGGTCGCGCGCTCCAGGCGCAGCCGCTTCATCGAGCGCTACATCGACGCGCTGCGCGAGATCGAGGGTGCCTATGCGCTGGTCTCGCTGACCAACAAGAAGCTGGTCGGCGCGCGCGATCCGCGTGGCATCCGCCCGCTGGTGCTCGGCGAGCTCGACGGCTGCCCGATCCTGACCTCGGAGACCTGCGCGCTCGACATCATCGGCGCGCGCTTCATCCGCGACATCGAGCCGGGCGAAGTCATCGTGTTCGACGAGAACGGCCAGGACATCCACAAGCCGTTCCCGCCGATGGCCCCGCGTCCCTGCATCTTCGAATACATCTATTTCGCCCGTCCGGACTCCATCGTCCACGGCCGCTCGGTCTACGAGGTCCGCAAGGCCTTCGGTGCGCAGCTCGCGCGCGAGAGCCACGTGCCGATCGACGTCGTCGTGCCGGTGCCGGATTCCGGCGTGCCCGCCGCGGTCGGCTACAGCCAGCATTCGGGCGTGCCGTTCGAGCTCGGCATCATCCGCAACCACTATGTCGGCCGCACCTTCATCCAGCCGACGCAGGCGATCCGCGAATCCGGCGTGCGCATGAAGCATTCGGCCAACCGCGCCGCGATCGAAGGCAAGCGCATCATCCTGATCGACGACTCGCTGGTGCGCGGCACCACCTCGAAGAAGATCGTGCGCATGATGCGCGATGCCGGCGCCAAGGAAGTGCACTTCCGGCTCGCTTCGCCCCCGATCCTCTATCCCGATTATTACGGCATCGACCTGCCCGATCGCGGCGGCCTCCTGGCCGCGACGCATTCCCTGGAGGAGATGCGCGAGATCATCGGCGCAGACTCGCTCGCCTTCCTGTCCATCGACGGCATGTACCGCGCCATGGGCGAGCCCGGCCGCGACCCCGCCAATCCGAAATTCTCGGATCACTGCTTTACCGGGGCCTATCCGACCCACCTCACCGACCAGACCCAGACCGAGCAGCAGCCGCGACAGCTGTCTCTGCTGGCGGAGGCGAGCTGA
- a CDS encoding SDR family NAD(P)-dependent oxidoreductase, with protein MTKPFADRIALVTGASRGIGYATAIAVAKAGAHIVAVARTQGGLEELDDEIRKVGGSATLVPLNLTDSDGIARLGAGLHERYRKLDILVGNAGVLGPSSPIGHIELKTFTDVMALNVSANFQLIRCMEPLLKQSDAGRAVFITSGAANKATAYISPYAASKAALETLARAWAQETANTKLRINLFNPGPVRTRMRATLMPGEDPATLDTPEQVAEFIVPMCAPDWTETGKFYDYKTRSLMSFRSPA; from the coding sequence ATGACAAAACCCTTCGCTGATCGCATCGCTCTCGTCACCGGCGCCTCGCGCGGCATCGGCTATGCCACCGCGATCGCGGTCGCCAAAGCCGGCGCGCATATCGTGGCGGTGGCGCGCACGCAGGGCGGGCTGGAAGAGCTCGACGACGAGATCCGGAAAGTCGGCGGCAGTGCCACGCTGGTACCGCTCAACCTCACCGATTCCGACGGTATCGCGCGTCTCGGCGCCGGCCTGCACGAACGCTACCGCAAGCTCGACATCCTGGTCGGAAATGCCGGCGTGCTCGGCCCCTCTTCGCCGATCGGTCATATCGAGCTGAAGACCTTCACCGACGTGATGGCCCTCAACGTCTCCGCGAACTTCCAGCTGATCCGCTGCATGGAGCCGCTGCTGAAGCAGTCCGATGCCGGCCGCGCCGTGTTCATCACCTCGGGCGCCGCCAACAAGGCGACCGCCTATATCAGCCCCTACGCGGCGTCCAAGGCCGCACTGGAAACACTCGCCCGCGCCTGGGCGCAGGAGACCGCCAACACGAAGCTGCGCATCAATCTGTTCAACCCCGGCCCGGTCCGCACCCGCATGCGCGCAACCCTGATGCCGGGCGAAGACCCCGCGACGCTGGATACGCCGGAGCAGGTCGCCGAATTCATCGTGCCGATGTGCGCGCCTGACTGGACCGAGACCGGCAAGTTCTACGACTACAAGACGCGCAGCCTGATGAGCTTCCGCTCGCCTGCGTAA
- a CDS encoding ABC transporter substrate-binding protein encodes MTTTFARRSAALLACAAFGFATSAYAQDKTVKIGVLNDMSSLYADIGGPNSVVAIKMAVEDSGLLKKGWKIDVISGDHQNKPDVGVNIARQWIDNEKVDAIADTPNSGVALAVSNLVKEKNAVLLNSGAASADLTGKACTPNTISYTYDTYMLANGTGKALTKAGGDSWFFLTADYAFGHALERDTTAVVTANGGKVLGSVKHPINTADFSSFLLQAQSSKSKVVGLANAGGDTTNSIKQAAEFGIVSAGQKLAALLLFINDVHSLGLKTAQGLTFTESFYWDLNDKTREWSKRFSALASKNAMPSMTQAGNYAMVLHYLKAMDALGGNPHDGAKVVAKMKELPTDDPLFGNGPLRQDGRRLIPAYLFEVKKPEESKGPWDYYKQIATISAEDAAKPLKDSDCPLVKK; translated from the coding sequence ATGACGACGACGTTCGCGCGCCGCTCCGCGGCCCTTCTGGCCTGTGCCGCCTTCGGTTTTGCAACATCCGCCTACGCGCAGGACAAGACCGTCAAGATCGGCGTGCTCAACGACATGTCGAGCCTCTATGCCGACATCGGCGGCCCCAACTCCGTGGTTGCGATCAAGATGGCGGTCGAGGATTCCGGCCTGCTCAAGAAGGGCTGGAAGATCGACGTCATCAGCGGCGATCACCAGAACAAGCCCGACGTCGGCGTCAACATCGCCCGGCAGTGGATCGACAACGAGAAGGTCGACGCGATCGCCGACACGCCGAACTCCGGTGTCGCCCTGGCGGTCAGCAACCTTGTCAAGGAAAAGAATGCGGTGCTGCTGAATTCCGGCGCCGCCTCCGCCGACCTCACCGGCAAGGCCTGCACGCCGAACACGATCTCCTACACCTATGACACCTACATGCTGGCCAACGGCACCGGCAAGGCGCTGACCAAGGCCGGCGGCGACAGCTGGTTCTTCCTGACTGCGGATTATGCCTTCGGCCACGCGCTCGAACGCGACACCACGGCGGTCGTGACCGCGAACGGCGGCAAGGTGCTCGGCAGCGTCAAGCATCCGATCAATACCGCGGACTTCTCATCCTTCCTGCTGCAGGCGCAATCCTCCAAGTCCAAGGTGGTAGGCCTTGCCAACGCCGGCGGCGACACCACGAACTCGATCAAGCAGGCGGCCGAATTCGGCATCGTCTCCGCCGGCCAGAAGCTCGCGGCCCTGCTGCTGTTCATCAACGACGTGCATTCGCTGGGCCTCAAGACCGCCCAGGGCCTGACCTTCACCGAATCGTTCTACTGGGACCTGAACGACAAGACCCGCGAATGGTCCAAGCGTTTCTCGGCGCTGGCCAGCAAGAACGCGATGCCCTCGATGACGCAGGCCGGCAACTACGCGATGGTGCTGCACTATCTGAAGGCGATGGACGCACTCGGCGGCAATCCGCATGACGGCGCCAAGGTCGTCGCCAAGATGAAGGAGCTGCCGACCGACGATCCGCTGTTCGGCAACGGTCCGCTGCGCCAGGACGGCCGCCGCCTCATCCCCGCTTACCTGTTCGAGGTGAAGAAGCCCGAGGAGTCGAAGGGGCCGTGGGACTATTACAAGCAGATCGCCACGATCTCGGCGGAAGACGCGGCCAAGCCGCTCAAGGACAGCGACTGCCCGCTGGTAAAGAAGTGA